GCTGCTTGGGGCGGTGGAGAAGCGGCTCGACCCCGCGGTGCCGGTGTACACGTCGGCCGTCGGCGCCTGCGCCACCGAGGTGGCCGCGCATCTGGCGCACCCCGGGCGCGTGGTCGGCTTTTCGCCGTGGCAGCTGGGCGAGATGGGCGTGCTGGAGGTGAGCCGGCCGCTGCAGGCCGAAGACGACGCCCAGTGGGAACGGGCCCTGGCCTTCTGGCGGGCGCGCGGCAAAGCGGTTGAGGCGGTGGACGACGCGCCGGGGCTGGTCTTTCCGCGCACCCTGGCCATGCTCGTCAACGAGGCGGCCTTTGCCCTCATGGAAGGGGTGGCCACGGCGGCGGACATCGACTTGGCGATGAAGAAGGGCACGAACTACCCCTACGGTCCCCTGGAGTGGGCCGACCGCATCGGCCTCGACCAGGTGCTGGCCGTGTTGGAGGGCCTGTTCCGCGAACTGGGCGAGGACCGCTACCGCCCGGCCCCCCTCCTGCGCAAGCTGGTCTACGCCGGCTGGACGGGTCGGGCGGCGGGACGCGGTTTTTACCGGTACGCGGACGGATCGTCATGCGCGTAAGCGACGCTGCACGAAAAG
The Calditerricola satsumensis DNA segment above includes these coding regions:
- a CDS encoding 3-hydroxyacyl-CoA dehydrogenase family protein, which codes for MTASRVLLVGSGPLADEAAAWLAAQGDEVLRWDGGDAGGTLAVDAVVDVTARREEKRALLGAVEKRLDPAVPVYTSAVGACATEVAAHLAHPGRVVGFSPWQLGEMGVLEVSRPLQAEDDAQWERALAFWRARGKAVEAVDDAPGLVFPRTLAMLVNEAAFALMEGVATAADIDLAMKKGTNYPYGPLEWADRIGLDQVLAVLEGLFRELGEDRYRPAPLLRKLVYAGWTGRAAGRGFYRYADGSSCA